The Pseudonocardia broussonetiae DNA segment TTCTCCGCCGACCGCACGATGCGCAGCGCGCAGCGGCTCTACGAGAACGGCTACATCACCTACCTCCGCACCGACTCCACCACGCTGTCGGCCTCGGCCATCGACGCGGCCAGGAGCCAGGCGCGCGAGCTCTACGGTGACGCCTACGTCCCCGACCAGCCGCGGCAGTACACCCGGAAGGTCAAGAACGCGCAGGAGGCCCACGAGGCCATCAGGCCCGCGGGCGACGTCTTCCGCACGCCCGGCGAGATCGCCCGCGAGGTCGACGGCGACGACTTCCGCCTCTACGAGCTGATCTGGCAGCGCACCGTCGCCTCGCAGATGGCCGACGCGCGCGGCACGACGGTCAGCGTCCGCATCGCGGGCACGGCCGCCACCGGCGAGGCCGTCACGTTCGCGACGTCCGGGCGCACCATCACCTTCCCCGGCTTCCTGCGCGCCTACGTCGAGACCGTCGACGACCAGGCGGGCGGCGAGGCCGACGACGCCGAGTCGCGCCTGCCCGAGCTGACGAAGGGCCAGTCGCTGACGGCCGCGTCGCTCACGGCCGAGGGGCACTCGACCAACCCGCCGTCGCGGTTCACCGAGCCGAGCCTGATCAAGCAGCTCGAGGACCTCGGCATCGGCCGCCCGTCCACCTACGCCTCGATCATCAAGACGATCCAGGACCGCGGGTACGTGTGGAAGAAGGGGCAGGCGCTGGTCCCCTCGTGGATCGCGTTCGCCGTCGTCGGGCTGCTGGAGCACCACTTCGGCCGGCTCGTCGACTACGACTTCACCGCCGCCATGGAGGACGAGCTCGACGCCATCGCCGCCGGCACGCAGGGCCGCACGAGCTGGCTGTCGGGCTTCTACTTCGGCGCCGAGCAGGGCTCCGAGGGCTCGGTGGCGCGCGCGGGCGGGCTGAAGAAGCTCGTCGGCGTCAACCTGGAGGAGATCGACGCGCGGGAGATCAACTCCGTGCCGGTCTTCGACGACGTCGTGGTCCGCGTCGGCCGCTACGGCCCCTACCTGGAGCGCGTGCGCGACGGGCAGTCCCAGCGCGCCAACCTGCCCGAGGACCTGCCGCCCGACGAACTCACGCCCGAGGTCGCCGAGCAGCTGTTCTCGGTGCCGCAGGAGGGCCGCTCGCTGGGCGTCGACCCGATCAGCGGGCACGAGATCGTCGCCAAGGAGGGCCGCTACGGGCCCTACGTCACCGAGGTCCTGCCCGAGCCGGAGGCCCCGCCGGCCGCCGAGGGGGCCAAGCCGAAGAAGGCGCCCGCGAAGCCGAAGCCGCGCACCGGGTCGCTGTTCAAGGGCATGTCGACGGAGACGATCACGCTCGAGGACGCGCTGCGGCTGCTGTCGCTGCCACGGCTGGTGGGCACCGACCCGGAGACCGGCGAGGAGATCACCGCGCAGAACGGCCGCTACGGGCCCTACCTCAAGAAGGGCACCGACTCGCGGTCGCTCACCGACGAGGAGCAGCTGTTCACGGTCACCCTCGAGGAGGCCGTGGAGATCTACAAGCAGCCCAAGCAGCGCGGGCGGCGCACGGCCGCGGCCACCCCGCCGCTGCGCGAGCTCGGCGTCGACGCGAACTCGAAGAAGCCGATGGTGATCAAGGACGGGCGGTTCGGCCCGTACGTCACCGACGGCGAGACGAACGCGAGCCTGCGCAAGGGCGACAGCGTCGAGCAGATCACCGACGAGCGGGCCAGCGAGCTGCTGGCCGAGCGGCGGGCGAAGGCGCCGGCGCCGAAGAAGGCCCCGGCGCGCAAGGCGCCCGCGAAGAAGCCGGCGGCCCGCAAGCCGGCGACGCGCAAGAAGGCCCCGGTCGAGAAGTAGCCGTGAGTGGATACGAGTGCCGGAGCACTCGTATCCACTCACGGGGGTCAGCAGGCGAGGTCGCCCGCGAACGCCTCCCGCCACACGACCCCGCTCGCGCACGCGCCCGGACCGGACGGCTCGGCCGCCCGCGCCTGCTGCGTGCCCAGCGCCATGATCCCGACGGCCACCGCGAGCGCGGCCAGCACCACGCACGCCAGCCGCCGCCACCCTTCGGCCGGTGCCGTCCGGTCCATCGCGCCACCTCGTTCCCACCGGGCGGGCCCCCGGGGCCGCGCCGACGCCCTCGACGGCGGTAGGTGGTGCGCGGCGGTGCGCCTGATACGCGACGGTCAGCCGACGAGCAGCGCCTTCACCGCGGCGGCGACCCGCCCGCCGTCGGCCCGGCCGGCCGCGGCGGCGTTGGCCTTCTTCATGACCTGCCCCATCTGACGCGGGCCGGGCCGCTCGCCCAGCTCCGCGGCGGTCTCGTCGACGGCGGTGCGCGCGATCGCGGCCAGCTCGTCGTCGGAGAGCTGGGTGGGCAGGTAGCGGTCGAGGATCTCGCCCTCGGCCCGCTCCTGCGCGGCGAGCTCGTCACGGCCCGCCCCGGCGAACGCCTCCGCCGACTCGGCGCGCTTCTTCGCCTCCTTGGCGATCACCTTGAGCACCTCGTCGTCGGAGAGCTCACGCGCCTCGGTGCCGGCGACCTCGGCGTTGCCGATGGCCGTCAGCGTCATCCGCAGGGTGGACTTGACCAGCTCGTCGCGGGCCTTCATCGCCGCGGTCAGGTCGGCCCGCAGCTGCGCCTTCAGGGTGCTCACGCCGCGGAACGGTACCCCCGACGTACCCTGGGGCGGTGAACAGCTGGGCTCGGCTCGCCATCGGAGCCACGACGACGGGCGCGGCCGCCGTCGCCTACGGGGCGGGTGTCGAGCGCCGCCGCTGGACGCTGCGCGAGGCCACGGTGCCGGTCCTCGCCCCCGGCACGCGGCCCCTGACGGTGCTGCACGTGTCCGACCTGCACATGACGCCGGGCCAGCGCGGCAAGCAGCGCTGGGTGGCCGAGCTGGCCGCGCTGGAGCCCGACCTCGTCGTCAACACCGGCGACAACCTCGCCCACACCCGCGCCGTCCCGAGCGTGATGGCCGCGCTCGACCCGCTGCTCTCGCGGCCCGGCGTGTTCGTGTTCGGCAGCAACGACTACTTCGGCCCGACCCCGAAGAACCCCGCCCGCTACCTCACCGGCACGCGCACCAAGCCGACCGGCGAGCTGCTGCCCTGGCGGGACCTGCGCGCGGCGATGGTCGAGCGCGGCTGGCAGGACGCCACGCACGCCCGGCTCAGCGTCGACGTCGACGGCGTGTCCGTCGCGGTCGCCGGCGTCGACGACCCGCACCTCGGGCTCGACCGCTACGACCGCATCGCCGGTCGCCCCGCCCCGGGCCACGCCCTGCGCCTGGGCCTCACGCACTCCCCCGAGCCCCGCGTCCTCGACGCGTTCGCGGCCGACGGCTACGACCTCGTCATGGCCGGCCACACCCACGGCGGCCAGCTCCGCCTGCCCGGCTACGGCGCGATCGTCACCAACTGCGGCATCGACCGCTCCCGCGCCCGCGGCGCCTCCCGCTGGGGCACCCACACCCACCTGCACGTCTCCGCCGGTCTGGGCACGTCCCCGTGGGCGCCGGTCCGGTTCGCCTGCCCGCCGGAGGCCACCCTGCTGACCCTCGTCGCCCGCCCGGCGGTCCCGACGGCGGCGGACGCCACCCCCGCGGACGCCGCGGCGGACGTCGGCTAGAGTGGTCCACGGCTCGCAGCACGATCACGGGCCATCGGGGTGTGGCGCAGCTTGGTAGCGCGCTTCGTTCGGGACGAAGAGGTCGCAGGTTCAAATCCTGTCACCCCGACCACACGCAGGGCCCTCCGACCACACGGTCCGGAGGGCCTTCGCCGTTCCCAGGGAGCGTCTGTCAGAGCAGCCCGTGCGCCCGCGCGTTCGCGATGACCTGGGCGCGGTTGCGGGCCTGCAGCTTGCCCATGACGTTGTGCAGGTAGGTCTTGACCGTGTTCACCGACAGCCCGAGCTGCTCGCCGATCTCGACGTTGGTGTGGCCGAACGCGACCAGCCGCAGGACGTCGTACTCGCGAGGAGTGACCGGGGCGGCGGCCGAGCCGGCGGTGCCGGCACCGTCGTAGCGGCCCGTGCGGAACACCTCGCGCAGCGCGTCGCGCAGCACCGTGCCCGACGCGTCCTTGACGACGAGCCCGCACGCGCCCGCGGCCAGCGACGGGGCCACCGCGGCGTGCTCGGGGAACGCGGTGAACAGCAGCACGCGGCTGGCGGGTGAGACCTCGCGGATCCGGGGCACGACGTCGACGGCCACGGCGTCGGGCAGGCGCAGGTCGAGCAGCACCACGTCGGGCTTCTCCGCGGCGCAGAGCCGGACGGCCGCGGCCGCGTCGGCGGCGCTCCCGACGACGCGGATGTCGCCGTGGCGGTCGAGCTGGGTGACCACGCCGTCGCGCACCACCGGGTGGTCGTCGACGACGACGACCCGGATGCCGCGACCGCTCAGCACGGCAGCTCGATGCGCCAGGTCGCGCCGCCCTCCGGCGGCGACGCCACGCGCACGCTCCCGCCGAGCCGGGCGGCCGCGTCGGCGGTGTGGGTGAGGCCGATGCCCGGCGCGTGGTCGGCCGGGAGGCCCCGACCGTCGTCGGTGACGGCCACGACGATCCGGTCGCCGCGGGGGTGGTGCCCGGCGGTGACGACGACGGCCCCGGCCCGCGCGTGCTTCTCCACGTTGAGCAGCGCCTCCCGGAACGCGGCCACCAGCACCTCCGTGCCCGCGGGCGGGAGCCGCGGTGGGTCCTCGTCGAGGACGACGAGCTCGGCGGGGACGCCGGTGCGGTCGGTGAACGCGGTGCAGTCGGCCTGCAGCGTCACGGCCAGCGCGAGGGCCGACGGCGAGGCGCGCAGCGTCCGCAGGGAGTCGCGCAGCGCCGTGGAGGCCTCGCTCGCCTGGCGCTGCAGCCGGTCGAGGCGGGCGACGAGCTCGGGGTCGCCGCCCGCGGTCTCGGCCAGCCCCGCCACCCCGGAGCCGATGGCGAACAGCAGCGCCCCGACGCTGTCGTGCAGCGCCGCGGCGACGCGGCTGCGCTCCTCGTGCACGGCGACCTCGCGGGCCAGCCGCGCCTGCTCCGCCACGGCGACGGCCAGCGCCGCCTCGTCGGCCA contains these protein-coding regions:
- a CDS encoding GAF domain-containing sensor histidine kinase — translated: MDDELEAVAREQAELVALLDRRTALRATLERLAADGDVTWVAEPVPGDDEHGEYLVLGQVHGDRTGLLRGLRVPRGLGLTGKVHDTASPLWVDDYLRATGITHTFDGHIEAEGVRRLLAVPVRRAGRVLGVLAVGARVDGAFGDRAVERARAVADEAALAVAVAEQARLAREVAVHEERSRVAAALHDSVGALLFAIGSGVAGLAETAGGDPELVARLDRLQRQASEASTALRDSLRTLRASPSALALAVTLQADCTAFTDRTGVPAELVVLDEDPPRLPPAGTEVLVAAFREALLNVEKHARAGAVVVTAGHHPRGDRIVVAVTDDGRGLPADHAPGIGLTHTADAAARLGGSVRVASPPEGGATWRIELPC
- a CDS encoding response regulator; this encodes MLSGRGIRVVVVDDHPVVRDGVVTQLDRHGDIRVVGSAADAAAAVRLCAAEKPDVVLLDLRLPDAVAVDVVPRIREVSPASRVLLFTAFPEHAAVAPSLAAGACGLVVKDASGTVLRDALREVFRTGRYDGAGTAGSAAAPVTPREYDVLRLVAFGHTNVEIGEQLGLSVNTVKTYLHNVMGKLQARNRAQVIANARAHGLL
- the topA gene encoding type I DNA topoisomerase codes for the protein MTTGTTSSTPETGESTGTPKSGGGRRTSTPRAATTGRPTRRLVIVESGTKAAKIQKFLGKDYVVEASVGHIRDLPRGAADVPAKHKGEAWARLGVDVDNSFAPLYIITPEKRSKVAELREALKSVDEVLLATDPDREGEAIAWHLLDTLKPKVPVRRMVFHEISEPAIRAAVENLRDLDQDMVDAQETRRILDRLYGYEVSPVLWKKVMPKLSAGRVQSVATRIVVARERERMAFVSASYWDIAAQMDAGADATPRQFGSRLVAIDGARVATGRDFGPDGRLKSDATALDEAGARRLAEALEGRDLTVESVESKPYTRKPYPPFMTSTLQQEAGRKLRFSADRTMRSAQRLYENGYITYLRTDSTTLSASAIDAARSQARELYGDAYVPDQPRQYTRKVKNAQEAHEAIRPAGDVFRTPGEIAREVDGDDFRLYELIWQRTVASQMADARGTTVSVRIAGTAATGEAVTFATSGRTITFPGFLRAYVETVDDQAGGEADDAESRLPELTKGQSLTAASLTAEGHSTNPPSRFTEPSLIKQLEDLGIGRPSTYASIIKTIQDRGYVWKKGQALVPSWIAFAVVGLLEHHFGRLVDYDFTAAMEDELDAIAAGTQGRTSWLSGFYFGAEQGSEGSVARAGGLKKLVGVNLEEIDAREINSVPVFDDVVVRVGRYGPYLERVRDGQSQRANLPEDLPPDELTPEVAEQLFSVPQEGRSLGVDPISGHEIVAKEGRYGPYVTEVLPEPEAPPAAEGAKPKKAPAKPKPRTGSLFKGMSTETITLEDALRLLSLPRLVGTDPETGEEITAQNGRYGPYLKKGTDSRSLTDEEQLFTVTLEEAVEIYKQPKQRGRRTAAATPPLRELGVDANSKKPMVIKDGRFGPYVTDGETNASLRKGDSVEQITDERASELLAERRAKAPAPKKAPARKAPAKKPAARKPATRKKAPVEK
- a CDS encoding metallophosphoesterase, whose amino-acid sequence is MNSWARLAIGATTTGAAAVAYGAGVERRRWTLREATVPVLAPGTRPLTVLHVSDLHMTPGQRGKQRWVAELAALEPDLVVNTGDNLAHTRAVPSVMAALDPLLSRPGVFVFGSNDYFGPTPKNPARYLTGTRTKPTGELLPWRDLRAAMVERGWQDATHARLSVDVDGVSVAVAGVDDPHLGLDRYDRIAGRPAPGHALRLGLTHSPEPRVLDAFAADGYDLVMAGHTHGGQLRLPGYGAIVTNCGIDRSRARGASRWGTHTHLHVSAGLGTSPWAPVRFACPPEATLLTLVARPAVPTAADATPADAAADVG
- a CDS encoding GatB/YqeY domain-containing protein, whose translation is MSTLKAQLRADLTAAMKARDELVKSTLRMTLTAIGNAEVAGTEARELSDDEVLKVIAKEAKKRAESAEAFAGAGRDELAAQERAEGEILDRYLPTQLSDDELAAIARTAVDETAAELGERPGPRQMGQVMKKANAAAAGRADGGRVAAAVKALLVG